From a single Alloactinosynnema sp. L-07 genomic region:
- a CDS encoding VirB4 family type IV secretion system protein: MATPARTRRGARRPRQTAPRGTSPSTIRGPVQGAAAFTPDSLSVGARHLEVGGEWVASFGVTGFPREVHPGWLQPLLTYPGRLDVSLHVEPIDPATAAARLRKQLAKLESGRRHTAEHGRLHDPRVEAATEDAYDLAGRVARGEGKLYRVGLYLTIHAISERALADEVAALRSLCASLLLDAKHTTYRSLQGWVSTLPMGLDLIGIRRTFDTPALSAAFPFTSPDLPAADPTSVAAPSGVLYGYNVGSQGLVHWDRFAPAMHNHNSVILGRSGSGKSYLVKLELLRSLYRGIEIAVVDPEDEYARLAAAVGGTHIHLGAANVRLNPFDLPIHTRADGRRTAPKDALIRRSLFLHTAIGVLVGGELEAAERAALDRGIAATYQAVGITADARTWTRPAPTLRELRDQLADAGHAGDRAAVELAARLHPFVDGAFKQLFDGQTTTTPEGHLTVFSLRDLPDELKGIGTLLVLDTVWRRISNPAIRRPRLVVVDEAWLLMREKTGAEFLFRMAKAARKHWAGLTVATQDTADVLGSELGKAVIANAATQVLLRQASQAIDDVTHTFDLSAGERQFLLSSDQGQGLLSAGTQRVAFQALASPTEHYLVTSNPAELAGYAADGHVADSDDTSQSYVDLGFGDEHDMAGDEFGSADSDDQIDLDNDIHAA, encoded by the coding sequence ATGGCCACCCCAGCACGCACCCGGCGCGGCGCACGCCGCCCGCGACAGACAGCGCCACGCGGCACCAGCCCCAGCACCATTCGCGGCCCCGTGCAGGGCGCCGCCGCGTTCACCCCGGACTCGCTGTCGGTCGGCGCCAGGCACCTGGAGGTCGGCGGCGAGTGGGTCGCCAGCTTCGGCGTCACCGGGTTCCCGCGTGAGGTGCACCCCGGCTGGCTGCAGCCGCTGCTCACCTACCCCGGCCGCCTGGATGTCTCGTTGCACGTCGAGCCCATCGATCCCGCGACCGCGGCCGCCCGGCTGCGCAAGCAACTGGCCAAGTTGGAGTCCGGGCGTCGGCACACCGCCGAGCACGGCCGCCTGCACGACCCGCGGGTCGAGGCCGCCACCGAGGACGCTTACGACTTGGCCGGCCGGGTCGCCCGCGGCGAGGGCAAGCTGTATCGGGTCGGCCTGTACCTCACCATCCACGCCATCTCCGAACGCGCGCTCGCCGACGAGGTGGCCGCGCTGCGGTCGCTGTGCGCCAGCCTGCTGCTGGACGCCAAGCACACGACGTACCGGTCGTTGCAGGGCTGGGTGTCGACCCTGCCGATGGGCCTGGACCTGATCGGGATACGCCGCACCTTCGACACCCCGGCGCTCTCAGCCGCGTTTCCGTTCACCAGCCCGGACCTCCCTGCCGCCGACCCCACCAGCGTGGCCGCGCCCTCGGGGGTCCTCTACGGCTACAACGTCGGCTCCCAAGGGCTGGTGCACTGGGACCGCTTCGCCCCTGCCATGCACAACCACAACTCGGTGATCCTCGGCCGCTCCGGCTCCGGCAAGTCCTACCTGGTCAAACTCGAACTCCTGCGCAGCTTGTATCGGGGCATCGAGATCGCCGTGGTCGACCCGGAGGACGAATACGCCCGCCTGGCCGCCGCCGTGGGCGGCACCCACATCCACCTCGGCGCGGCGAACGTACGGCTCAACCCGTTCGACCTGCCCATCCACACGCGCGCCGACGGCCGCCGCACCGCCCCGAAAGACGCCCTGATCCGGCGCAGCCTGTTCCTGCACACCGCGATCGGAGTCCTCGTCGGCGGCGAACTGGAGGCCGCCGAGCGGGCCGCCCTGGACCGTGGCATCGCCGCCACCTACCAGGCGGTGGGGATCACCGCCGACGCCCGCACCTGGACCCGCCCCGCGCCCACGTTGCGCGAGTTGCGCGACCAACTCGCCGACGCGGGCCATGCCGGGGACCGGGCCGCCGTCGAGCTCGCAGCGAGGTTGCATCCGTTCGTCGACGGAGCGTTCAAGCAGCTCTTCGACGGCCAGACCACCACCACACCCGAAGGCCACCTGACGGTGTTCTCGTTGCGAGACCTGCCCGACGAGCTCAAAGGCATCGGCACCCTGCTCGTCCTCGACACCGTGTGGCGGCGAATCAGCAACCCAGCGATCCGCCGACCACGCCTGGTCGTGGTGGACGAGGCATGGCTGCTGATGCGCGAGAAAACCGGCGCCGAGTTCCTGTTCCGCATGGCCAAAGCAGCACGCAAACACTGGGCCGGGCTCACGGTCGCTACTCAAGACACGGCCGATGTGTTGGGCAGCGAACTAGGTAAAGCCGTCATCGCCAACGCCGCCACACAGGTGCTGTTGCGGCAGGCGTCGCAAGCGATCGACGACGTCACCCACACGTTCGACTTGTCCGCCGGCGAACGGCAATTCCTCCTGAGCTCGGACCAGGGCCAGGGCCTGCTGTCGGCGGGAACGCAGAGGGTGGCATTCCAGGCCCTGGCCTCGCCCACCGAGCACTACCTGGTCACCAGCAACCCGGCCGAGCTCGCCGGATACGCCGCCGACGGCCACGTCGCCGACTCCGACGATACCAGCCAGTCCTATGTGGACCTCGGGTTCGGCGACGAACACGACATGGCCGGGGACGAGTTCGGGTCGGCCGACTCCGACGACCAGATCGACCTCGACAACGACATCCACGCGGCCTGA